TACAGGTCGCGCGCGGTCTCGTCGCATTGATGGGAACGCGGCTGTCAGTCTACTACGAGAACCGAATTCCTCAGGAGTCTGCCGTCGTTGTCGTCAGCAACCACCGCAGCTTCATGGATCCAGCACTGCTAATGGTTGGTTTGCAAAAATCACTGCGGACGGCGTGCCATCACTACATGAACGAAGTACCGGTGATGCGCGAGTTCGTGCGGGTGCTGGGCTGTTTTCCGCTAGCTGCTCCCGGGGATCGCCGCAGCGACTTTCTGCGTCGAGCATCGGGGTTGCTGCATTCTCGACAGTGGGTTGCTGTGTTCCCCGAGGGCGCGCGCTCGATGGTGGCAACGCCCCCTCCGACGCAGATGCGTCCGTTCCAGCGCGGTTTTGCTCACTTACTCTTGCGCGCTCCCGTCCCGAATCTGGCCGTACTCCCCGTGGCGATCGCCGCTCGCGAGGAAACCGTGCGACCGATCGTGCCCTTGCGGGCGCTGCGAGTCTTTGACAACACCGAACCGCTTTTCGATCGCCCGGAGTGGCATCCGATCGCAACCTACCAGCGCGCGAACCTGTTGGTGGGACGGCCGGTGTGGATCGCGCCGCACCATTACCGCCGCTACCACGGTCGCAGCGCGCACCGCGTCGTCAGCGATCTATCCGACTACTGCCGCGAAGAAATCGGGAAATTGCTGGTGCTGGGCTGCCGTTAATTAGCAAGGCTGCCGTCTGTTGCCGGCTGCCGATTCGGC
The sequence above is drawn from the Rubidibacter lacunae KORDI 51-2 genome and encodes:
- a CDS encoding lysophospholipid acyltransferase family protein, translating into MQLGRHLGSPLQVARGLVALMGTRLSVYYENRIPQESAVVVVSNHRSFMDPALLMVGLQKSLRTACHHYMNEVPVMREFVRVLGCFPLAAPGDRRSDFLRRASGLLHSRQWVAVFPEGARSMVATPPPTQMRPFQRGFAHLLLRAPVPNLAVLPVAIAAREETVRPIVPLRALRVFDNTEPLFDRPEWHPIATYQRANLLVGRPVWIAPHHYRRYHGRSAHRVVSDLSDYCREEIGKLLVLGCR